Genomic segment of Sporichthyaceae bacterium:
CGTTCGCCGGGCGGGTGCCCGTGGGACGCCGAGCAAACGCACGCCTCACTGCTGCAGTACCTGATCGAGGAGACCTACGAGACGGTCGAGGCGGTGGAGACCGGCGACCGGAACCACCTCGTGGAGGAACTCGGGGACCTGCTGCTGCAGGTGGTGTTCCACGCCCGTATCGGGCAGGAGCGTGCTGCTGATCCGTTCGACATCGACGATGTCGCCGCGGGCATCGTCACCAAGTTGCGCAACCGGCACCCGCACGTCTTCGGGAACGTGACGGTGGCCGACATGGAGGCGTTGGAGACCAATTGGGAGGCGGCCAAGGCCGCGGAGAAGGGCCGTGCCTCGGCCATGGACGGCATTCCGCCGGGCCTGCCCGCGCTGGCCCTGGCCGCCAAGACGCAATCCCGCGCGGCCCGGTTGGCGGTGGGTCTGGGCGTCCCTCCCGCCCCGCTGGATGCCCACGAGGACCTGGGCGATGCGCTGTTCGCGCTGGTGGCAACCGCGCGGGCGCGGGGGCTGGACCCGGAGGCCGAACTGCGCGCCGCCACCCGCCGCTACGCCGCCGCCGTCCGTGCGGCGGAGGGGGAGCCCCCGACTACGGTGTGACGGTGTCAATCGTTCACAGAGTGACGGTGTCAATGGTTCACAGGGTGACGGTGTCCATGGTTCACAGAGTGAAACGTGTGCGAGCTTGCGGTGTCCGCACGGTTTCGATGTTGTCCGACGGTATCGTGGCCGGATTCTCGAACCCGGACGTTTCTCAGAGGTGAGCATGGGCTCCAAGCCGACCCCTTCGGCGGTCAGCAGCGCCAAGGCGGTCGTCCGCCGGGGCGTGCGGCGGGCCAAACGGGAGGCCGGGACCCAACTGCGTCGACGCGGCTGGCAGCCGGTCAACGAGAAGTCGGCCGGGCCGGTGACCGGCGTGGTCGAGGAGTTCACCCGACGCGCGGTGACCGGCTGGGTGATGGTCCCCGCCGGGCAGGCCGGCGTGCGGGTCACCCTGCACCTGCAGGACGTTCAGGTTGCCGCCACCTGGGCGGGCGACGCGGTGGAGCGGTCGGGCCCGCAGGAGATCCGCGGGTTCCGCTTCGTGCTGCGTGACGTGTGGAACTTCGCCCGTGCCGAGCACCGGCTCACCGTGCGGGTGGACGGGACCCCGCTGCCGATCACGGGCGTCGGCATGCACATGCATCCGGAGGAGGACGGCGCCCGGGCACTGGGCACGTTGCGCAAGAAGCTCGAGACCGGTCACGTCTTCTCCCGGACCGGGCGGCTGCAGCTGTCGAAGTCGATCGACGAGGAGTGGCAGCGCGAGGTCCTCGGCTTCTACGAAGGCCTGCGCAAGGTCGTCAAGGACGCCTTGGGCCACGACCTTTTCGTGATGTACGGCAGCCTGCTCGGCGCTGTGCGCGAGGGCGGCTTCATTGGCCACGACGACGACTTCGACGCCGCGGTGATCGTGGACGCGACCACCGGCCCGGAGGCCATCGAGGCGCTGAAGAAGCTGGCGTTCACCCTGATCGACGCGGGCTACGACGTCGAGGGGCGACGCAGCGCAGTGCACGTGCACCACCGGGACAACCCGGCCATCCGGATCGACATCTTCCATCTGTACTTCGACGCCACCGGCGTGCTCGCGTTCGCCTTCGGGGTGGCGGGTTCCACCGACGTGCGCAAAGAGCAGTGGCAGGGCGTGGTGGAGACCCGGTTCGGTCCGGGCTCGGTGCTGGTGCCGGTCAATGGCGAGGCGATGGTGGAGGCCATCTACGGGAGCGGCTGGCGCATCCCAACGCCGGGCTTCAGCTGGGACAAGGATCGCACCAAGCGCGAGCGCTCGGCGATCGTCCCGCTGGACGACGTCGAGGAGATCTACTGGGCGAACTTCTACGCCCGTACCGAGTACACCTCGGGGTCCACGTTCTTCGACCTCGTCAACGCGCGGGAGGAGATGACCGAGCACGTCATCGACATCGGCTGCGGTGACGGTCGCGACTCTTACGCCTTCGGCCTGGCCGGGCGCAACGTGACCGGATTGGACCGTTCGCACATCGGGGTGCGGCACGCGGACAAGAAGGCCCACGACATGGGCATGGGCGACCGGGTGCGGTTCGCGGCCTGCGACGTGGGCGAGGCGGAAAATCTGCGCGGGGTGCTGACCGAGGCGGTCGGCCGCGCCGGCGACGCCCCGATCCTGTTCTACGCGCGGTTCTTCCTGCACTCGATCCCCGAGGACGTGCAGCAGACGCTG
This window contains:
- a CDS encoding methyltransferase domain-containing protein: MGSKPTPSAVSSAKAVVRRGVRRAKREAGTQLRRRGWQPVNEKSAGPVTGVVEEFTRRAVTGWVMVPAGQAGVRVTLHLQDVQVAATWAGDAVERSGPQEIRGFRFVLRDVWNFARAEHRLTVRVDGTPLPITGVGMHMHPEEDGARALGTLRKKLETGHVFSRTGRLQLSKSIDEEWQREVLGFYEGLRKVVKDALGHDLFVMYGSLLGAVREGGFIGHDDDFDAAVIVDATTGPEAIEALKKLAFTLIDAGYDVEGRRSAVHVHHRDNPAIRIDIFHLYFDATGVLAFAFGVAGSTDVRKEQWQGVVETRFGPGSVLVPVNGEAMVEAIYGSGWRIPTPGFSWDKDRTKRERSAIVPLDDVEEIYWANFYARTEYTSGSTFFDLVNAREEMTEHVIDIGCGDGRDSYAFGLAGRNVTGLDRSHIGVRHADKKAHDMGMGDRVRFAACDVGEAENLRGVLTEAVGRAGDAPILFYARFFLHSIPEDVQQTLMATIHQVVRPGDLFAAEFRTNADAALMKVHTKHYRRFQDGPAFGVALGEKYGFEVNYELESQGLSPYKDEDPVLYRVVARRR
- a CDS encoding MazG family protein, which encodes MSSPLPGARLLDLVDVMDRLRSPGGCPWDAEQTHASLLQYLIEETYETVEAVETGDRNHLVEELGDLLLQVVFHARIGQERAADPFDIDDVAAGIVTKLRNRHPHVFGNVTVADMEALETNWEAAKAAEKGRASAMDGIPPGLPALALAAKTQSRAARLAVGLGVPPAPLDAHEDLGDALFALVATARARGLDPEAELRAATRRYAAAVRAAEGEPPTTV